One window from the genome of Nitrosospira multiformis encodes:
- a CDS encoding alpha/beta hydrolase: MPLDPDLAAFLELVEAGIDNGAQPLHELPPAQARVQYDNSTLALDAEGMDVASAKSIEIPCRDGNQIDARLYVPAIPAHDGSLLPALLYFHGGGYCVGGLDSHDSLCRALSALTPCCVLSVAYRLAPEHKFPTAVDDAQDAYRWLLSNGSTCGIDARRIAVGGDSAGGTLATGLTIAARDEGWLQPVLQVLLYPCTAAWQDTGSHSRLAQGYLLEAPTLQWMFSNYLRDAADRTDWRFAPLEAIDLGKLAPAFIALAEYDPLVDEGVAYADRLKAAGVSTQLKVYEGMTHDFARLGNIVNEAELVRRDISQALAKAFSSQLPEKEN, encoded by the coding sequence ATGCCGCTTGACCCGGATCTTGCCGCGTTCCTTGAACTGGTCGAGGCTGGCATCGACAATGGTGCACAACCGCTGCACGAATTGCCGCCAGCACAGGCGCGTGTCCAGTACGATAATTCCACGCTGGCGCTTGATGCTGAAGGAATGGATGTCGCCAGCGCAAAATCCATTGAAATACCATGCCGGGATGGCAATCAGATCGACGCACGGCTTTATGTACCCGCTATCCCGGCTCATGATGGATCATTGTTACCTGCGCTGCTGTATTTTCATGGGGGCGGATACTGCGTTGGTGGACTGGATTCACACGATTCGCTCTGTCGTGCATTGTCGGCACTCACCCCCTGCTGTGTACTGAGCGTTGCATATCGGCTTGCCCCAGAGCATAAATTTCCCACGGCTGTTGACGATGCCCAGGACGCCTATCGATGGCTGCTTTCGAATGGGTCCACCTGCGGAATAGATGCCCGGCGTATTGCGGTAGGAGGCGACAGCGCGGGGGGAACGCTGGCAACGGGGTTGACGATCGCTGCGCGTGACGAAGGATGGCTGCAGCCCGTATTACAGGTGCTTCTTTATCCTTGCACCGCAGCTTGGCAGGACACCGGATCGCACAGCCGCCTGGCTCAGGGATATCTGCTTGAAGCTCCGACGCTGCAATGGATGTTCAGCAATTACCTGCGCGATGCTGCGGATCGTACGGATTGGCGTTTTGCGCCCCTTGAAGCGATTGATCTAGGCAAGCTTGCTCCGGCATTTATCGCATTGGCGGAATATGACCCCTTGGTGGATGAAGGTGTCGCGTATGCGGATAGACTGAAGGCGGCAGGCGTTTCCACTCAACTCAAGGTCTATGAAGGAATGACTCACGATTTTGCCCGTCTCGGAAATATCGTGAACGAAGCCGAACTGGTACGAAGGGATATATCGCAGGCGCTTGCGAAAGCATTTTCTTCTCAACTTCCTGAAAAGGAAAACTGA
- a CDS encoding TonB-dependent siderophore receptor, whose amino-acid sequence MKAYTKTNIGLKHLKHTVISRALQYTFLALSVTGYAHAQQAGTESAKPDTKGKPVAPSVLEAQESNPKPTNAGGAAVLPTVIVKDTGHIPGYVTTRTLSATKTDTPIIEVPQSISVVNRNEMDIRAVNLNITEALRYVPGVTVDQFGFNGTGFEYLGMRGFNVQTTANFRDNLNQAATGLYFGAFITDPYALERVEVLRGPTSVTFGRGDAGGIVNRITKLPSATPVREFEIQYGNFDRKRVAADFGLTNADGTLMFRLVTSALDQDTQVRFTNTNGDRASIRRFYIAPSLTWRPSDRTSITLFGDILNNRSGAAAFYSAAPDLITPTNTLISDPAFTRYSTNQASFSYKIEHHFNEIWTARQNFRFQRQDGNFRDINPAGFAVDPITGNPTSILDRSAFATKERLDQTTLDTHLQARFDTGPIKHTTLFGIDWNRMNASLNYFASTSLTPSIDVFNPVYFQPIPTPDFLAVDAKQKIDNVGFYIQDQVKYQNWILTLSGRHDKVSNNTSDVVSGDVFRNKDSAYTGRAGLTYLFSNGIAPYFSYSQSFLPQPGIDRNGDGRPFDPTRASQYEVGVKYQPVGSRALFTVALFELTKTNVLTPDLRAGGVLSQTGEIRSRGAEVEARAEIFRGLNAIGAFTYNDVKVTKSEDGFEGNMPIRVPNTTTSGWLDYNFSALNISWLKGFGIGGGVRYVGRVYNDDANTSTTRSFTLFDAVLRYDHGPWRFFINANNIFNQHYFSASSGGNFFRGTDRVVVGTLKLNF is encoded by the coding sequence ATGAAAGCCTACACAAAAACCAACATAGGGCTGAAACACCTGAAACACACCGTAATTTCACGTGCCCTGCAGTACACCTTCCTGGCCTTATCCGTCACCGGTTATGCTCATGCGCAACAAGCTGGCACTGAATCGGCCAAACCGGACACGAAAGGAAAGCCGGTCGCCCCGAGTGTGCTCGAGGCACAGGAAAGCAACCCCAAACCCACGAACGCTGGAGGGGCGGCGGTCCTGCCGACGGTGATCGTCAAGGATACAGGACACATTCCTGGCTATGTGACCACTCGCACGCTGAGCGCGACAAAAACCGACACACCGATTATCGAGGTGCCGCAGTCCATTTCCGTTGTTAATCGCAATGAGATGGATATACGCGCCGTGAACCTTAATATCACTGAAGCGCTGCGCTATGTGCCTGGGGTTACGGTCGATCAATTCGGTTTCAATGGAACAGGTTTCGAATATCTGGGCATGCGCGGCTTCAATGTTCAAACTACTGCGAATTTTCGGGATAATTTGAATCAGGCAGCAACGGGGCTTTATTTCGGCGCATTTATCACGGACCCGTATGCGCTTGAGCGGGTAGAAGTATTGCGTGGACCCACTTCGGTCACCTTCGGCCGGGGCGACGCAGGCGGTATCGTGAATCGCATCACCAAGCTTCCCTCCGCCACCCCGGTCCGCGAATTCGAGATCCAGTATGGCAATTTCGATCGCAAGCGGGTCGCCGCCGATTTTGGATTGACTAATGCAGATGGCACGCTCATGTTCCGTCTCGTCACCTCAGCCCTGGACCAGGACACTCAGGTCCGATTCACCAATACCAATGGAGACCGTGCCAGCATCAGGCGTTTTTATATCGCCCCATCGCTGACATGGCGCCCCAGTGACAGGACATCCATTACGCTTTTTGGCGATATTCTAAACAACCGCAGCGGGGCAGCTGCATTTTATTCTGCAGCACCGGATTTGATTACCCCAACCAATACATTAATCAGCGACCCGGCCTTTACACGATACTCCACCAATCAAGCTTCGTTCAGTTATAAAATCGAACATCATTTCAACGAAATCTGGACCGCACGACAGAATTTTCGTTTCCAGAGGCAGGATGGTAATTTTAGAGACATAAACCCAGCTGGATTTGCTGTCGACCCCATAACGGGAAACCCTACCTCCATCCTGGATCGTTCAGCATTTGCAACCAAGGAGAGACTGGATCAGACAACATTGGACACCCATTTACAGGCAAGATTCGACACGGGCCCGATAAAGCACACGACATTATTCGGAATTGATTGGAATCGCATGAACGCCTCCCTCAATTACTTTGCCAGCACTTCATTAACACCGTCCATAGATGTATTTAACCCTGTGTACTTTCAGCCGATACCTACGCCGGATTTTCTGGCTGTCGATGCGAAACAAAAGATCGATAATGTCGGTTTTTATATACAGGACCAAGTCAAATATCAAAACTGGATTCTTACCCTCAGCGGCCGTCACGACAAGGTGTCAAACAACACATCAGATGTCGTCAGCGGAGATGTGTTTCGGAATAAGGATTCCGCATACACCGGCAGGGCTGGCTTGACCTATCTTTTTTCCAATGGCATCGCCCCTTATTTCAGCTATTCCCAATCATTTCTGCCTCAACCTGGAATAGATCGAAATGGTGACGGCCGGCCGTTCGACCCTACTCGGGCCTCCCAGTATGAGGTAGGGGTCAAATACCAGCCTGTGGGCTCCAGAGCTCTGTTCACGGTGGCGCTGTTTGAGTTGACCAAAACCAATGTTCTGACCCCCGATCTGCGCGCAGGTGGTGTTCTGTCGCAAACGGGTGAAATTCGCTCTCGCGGCGCGGAAGTGGAAGCAAGGGCGGAAATTTTCCGAGGTTTGAATGCTATCGGTGCTTTTACTTACAATGATGTCAAGGTGACCAAGAGCGAGGATGGCTTTGAAGGTAATATGCCCATCCGAGTTCCGAATACGACTACTTCCGGCTGGCTCGATTACAACTTTAGTGCACTGAATATAAGCTGGTTGAAGGGCTTTGGAATCGGTGGGGGAGTTCGCTATGTGGGCAGGGTCTATAACGATGACGCAAATACCAGTACCACGCGGTCGTTCACCCTGTTCGATGCGGTGCTTCGGTATGATCACGGCCCCTGGCGGTTTTTCATAAATGCCAATAATATATTCAATCAACACTACTTTTCTGCAAGCTCCGGCGGGAATTTTTTCCGTGGGACGGACCGCGTGGTGGTTGGCACGCTTAAACTTAATTTTTAA
- a CDS encoding lysine N(6)-hydroxylase/L-ornithine N(5)-oxygenase family protein yields the protein MQIHDLIGIGFGPSNIALAITLEEKKQYGFNVDAFFIEKQPGFAWHANMMLDNTHMQISFLKDLATMRNPSSYFTFINYLHQKQRLQDFINLKTFFPSRHEFNDYLAWAASHFNDRCAYGEEVLEVLPEKRNDEVALLRVCSRDSDGAIHERLTRNLIVGVGGMPSIPECFLSLKGDPRVFHSSAYLREIAQHGSAKKIAVVGAGQSAAEIFMDLHNRPGAPHVDLIMRARAIKPSDDSPFVNEIFNADFTEFVFSRSDEDRVALLDEFWHTNYAAPDLVLIEQIFNVFYQQRVTGNERHRFLRRHEVVSANPLPEGIQLVLRDLNAGREHVATYDAIVLATGYNRDHHKSLLKPLSPYMGEFAVDRQYCLQSTPNFRPAIFLQGACESSHGLSDTLLSVTAVRTDEIGQALLGVVNQPGATQTDNPIRAVAGR from the coding sequence ATGCAAATTCATGACCTGATCGGTATTGGCTTCGGCCCGTCCAATATTGCGCTTGCCATTACCCTGGAGGAAAAAAAGCAGTATGGGTTCAATGTAGACGCGTTCTTTATCGAAAAGCAGCCGGGTTTCGCCTGGCACGCCAACATGATGCTGGATAACACGCATATGCAGATTTCCTTCCTGAAGGATCTGGCGACCATGCGAAATCCTTCAAGTTATTTCACTTTTATCAATTACCTGCATCAGAAGCAAAGGCTGCAAGACTTTATCAACCTGAAAACTTTTTTTCCAAGCCGACACGAGTTCAACGATTACCTGGCCTGGGCTGCGTCGCATTTCAATGATCGCTGTGCGTATGGCGAAGAAGTTTTGGAAGTCCTCCCCGAAAAACGAAATGACGAAGTCGCACTCCTGCGCGTGTGCTCGCGTGATTCGGACGGCGCGATTCATGAACGGCTCACCCGCAATCTTATCGTTGGTGTCGGCGGCATGCCCAGCATTCCCGAGTGCTTCCTGTCTTTAAAAGGCGATCCACGCGTGTTTCATTCGAGCGCATACCTTCGTGAGATCGCACAGCATGGCAGTGCCAAAAAGATAGCGGTCGTAGGAGCGGGTCAAAGCGCCGCGGAAATTTTCATGGATTTACACAATCGCCCCGGCGCTCCACATGTCGACCTGATCATGCGCGCTCGTGCAATCAAACCGTCGGATGACAGTCCCTTCGTCAACGAAATTTTTAATGCCGATTTCACTGAGTTCGTTTTCAGCCGCTCCGATGAGGATCGCGTCGCACTCCTCGACGAGTTCTGGCACACCAATTACGCGGCACCCGATCTCGTTCTGATAGAACAAATTTTCAATGTTTTCTATCAGCAAAGAGTCACGGGCAATGAGCGCCACCGCTTCCTGCGTCGTCACGAAGTGGTCAGCGCCAATCCTTTGCCGGAAGGCATTCAATTGGTTCTACGGGATCTGAATGCCGGTCGCGAGCATGTTGCCACCTATGACGCGATCGTACTTGCCACTGGCTATAACCGGGACCACCACAAATCGCTATTGAAACCACTTTCGCCTTATATGGGCGAGTTCGCGGTCGACCGTCAATACTGTTTGCAGAGTACGCCAAACTTTCGGCCCGCCATTTTCCTGCAAGGTGCCTGCGAATCAAGTCACGGTTTGAGCGATACCCTACTTTCGGTCACTGCGGTTCGCACGGATGAGATAGGGCAAGCATTGCTGGGCGTGGTCAATCAGCCCGGAGCAACGCAAACAGATAATCCAATACGGGCGGTTGCCGGCCGGTAA
- a CDS encoding GNAT family N-acetyltransferase, which yields MGIQHEQIQEPSAHVTPLKSRPDGALYVATLYGNTLLLQIVDGEENPSRWKLTQQSGQLKLEWIDTHSGMPDTAELLAALEAAFTRYPNQHQLNLVTPVGQADELLQSGVLLRSGNNHLIARSELFWQQARIWLPSPLPYAFPSSYVFSQGRRHPLRPPKPAGIVYQRYIPWLDRTLSFRAVNIEYDLERFNRWMNDPVVAHSWGEQGDLAKHQTYLEGIAADPHTIGLIGCFDDEAFGYFEVYWAKEDRIAPFYDADDFDRGWHVLIGEPHFRGKPFVTAWMPSLSHYLFLDDCRTRRIVIEPRSDNYKMIRNLVKCGYANLKEFDFPHKRAMLSILLRERFFVEQLWVPRDAVAMSISATPL from the coding sequence ATGGGTATACAGCATGAGCAAATTCAGGAGCCATCCGCTCATGTGACGCCATTGAAATCCCGCCCCGATGGAGCCCTCTATGTGGCAACGCTTTATGGCAATACGCTGCTGTTGCAGATCGTTGATGGAGAAGAAAATCCATCAAGGTGGAAACTGACCCAGCAATCGGGCCAATTAAAGCTGGAATGGATCGATACTCATTCGGGTATGCCGGATACGGCCGAGTTGCTGGCAGCGCTGGAAGCCGCCTTTACCCGTTATCCCAATCAACATCAGTTGAACCTCGTGACACCCGTTGGGCAGGCCGATGAATTACTTCAATCCGGGGTTTTACTCAGAAGCGGGAACAATCACCTAATTGCCCGCAGTGAGCTTTTCTGGCAGCAGGCCAGAATCTGGCTCCCTTCACCTCTGCCATACGCCTTCCCCTCATCCTACGTCTTCAGCCAGGGCCGTCGCCACCCATTGAGACCGCCTAAACCGGCCGGTATCGTTTATCAACGGTACATTCCATGGCTCGACCGCACGCTTTCCTTCCGGGCCGTGAATATCGAATACGATCTGGAACGCTTCAATCGCTGGATGAATGATCCGGTGGTAGCACACTCATGGGGAGAACAAGGTGACCTTGCCAAACACCAGACCTATCTGGAAGGCATCGCTGCCGATCCGCATACCATCGGGCTTATTGGTTGTTTTGACGACGAAGCATTTGGTTATTTTGAAGTTTACTGGGCGAAGGAAGATCGGATTGCTCCCTTCTACGATGCGGACGATTTTGACCGTGGCTGGCATGTACTGATCGGAGAACCCCACTTTCGAGGCAAGCCATTTGTTACCGCATGGATGCCATCCCTTTCCCATTACCTGTTTCTCGATGATTGCAGAACGCGGCGCATAGTCATTGAACCTCGTTCGGATAATTACAAGATGATTCGCAATCTAGTCAAATGTGGCTACGCCAATCTCAAGGAGTTCGACTTCCCTCACAAACGCGCCATGCTCAGCATACTGTTGCGGGAGCGCTTCTTTGTTGAACAATTGTGGGTTCCCCGCGATGCCGTAGCAATGTCAATTTCCGCCACTCCGCTCTGA
- a CDS encoding cyclic peptide export ABC transporter, producing MVIIRHLHIHLYYETAVLKYLISQSKRLLIGASIASVVHGACSVFLLAQISSALTAEAPDRMEMALIFGGTAVAVMLSYMVANILFERLGQRAHAELRSFIAKRVIASDYRHLELIGAARVQSALSEHCTHVAEFFVSFPIILTNAVIVAGCLIYMALLSWQVFLLAVIVIGFGSLGYHLAHLRAIRHLDTAAQEQDRLFAYFRSLTDGAKELRLNRDKRVAFYDNVLGKSIEIVRHERTFGMSLFIGSASWGNFLIYAFIGMVLFVLVGDVPDRALIMTGFALVFVYMVGPLEALLLNIPRANLAQVSADRIDEITRTMAASEEQTDGLSPPSLQSIKLQGVLHRYYHEQSDELFTMGPIDLEFCPGQITFLVGGNGSGKTTLAKLLVGLYPPEEGQIIFNGTVVDETNRDHYRQLFSTIFSDFHLFDRLLETGGVDLDNEGNRLLAKLHLQNKVKVKDGAFTTLELSQGQRKRLALVVAYLENRPFFMFDEWAADQDPVFKEVFYREVLPELRAMGKAVLVISHDDRYFHLADRLIRMESGCLTLNSQAAMKDKDSLASATPSVACSNAV from the coding sequence ATGGTGATCATTCGTCACCTTCATATTCATCTTTATTACGAGACAGCCGTGCTTAAGTATCTCATCAGCCAATCAAAAAGATTACTAATAGGTGCATCGATTGCAAGCGTAGTGCATGGTGCTTGCAGTGTATTCCTGTTGGCGCAGATCAGTTCCGCGCTTACGGCCGAAGCCCCGGATCGCATGGAAATGGCGCTGATTTTTGGGGGAACCGCAGTTGCGGTCATGCTGAGCTATATGGTTGCGAATATTTTATTTGAGCGCTTGGGGCAGCGTGCCCATGCTGAATTGCGCAGTTTTATCGCGAAACGCGTGATAGCCTCTGATTACCGGCATCTTGAATTGATCGGCGCCGCGCGTGTACAATCCGCGTTATCCGAGCATTGCACGCATGTTGCTGAATTTTTTGTGAGTTTTCCGATAATCCTGACCAATGCGGTCATCGTGGCTGGATGTCTGATTTATATGGCGCTGCTTTCCTGGCAAGTCTTCCTGCTCGCGGTTATTGTTATCGGGTTCGGCTCGCTGGGCTATCATCTTGCACATTTGCGTGCGATACGGCATCTGGATACTGCCGCTCAGGAGCAGGACAGGCTGTTTGCCTATTTTCGCTCCCTAACCGATGGGGCCAAGGAGTTACGTCTGAATCGTGATAAACGGGTTGCATTTTATGATAACGTGCTAGGGAAATCGATTGAGATCGTCCGCCATGAACGGACTTTTGGCATGTCGCTGTTTATTGGTTCAGCAAGCTGGGGTAATTTCCTGATCTATGCTTTTATCGGCATGGTATTGTTCGTGCTGGTGGGTGACGTGCCCGATCGGGCGTTAATCATGACGGGCTTCGCACTGGTGTTTGTTTATATGGTGGGACCGCTCGAAGCACTCCTGTTGAATATTCCGCGAGCTAACCTGGCACAGGTGTCCGCGGATCGGATTGACGAGATTACACGCACTATGGCAGCGTCGGAAGAACAGACAGATGGACTTTCTCCACCGTCATTGCAATCCATTAAGCTTCAAGGCGTATTGCATCGTTACTATCATGAACAAAGCGACGAATTGTTTACCATGGGTCCGATAGATCTGGAGTTTTGTCCGGGACAGATCACCTTTCTGGTCGGCGGTAATGGCAGCGGCAAGACAACCTTAGCCAAATTGCTGGTAGGGCTCTACCCACCGGAAGAGGGGCAGATAATCTTCAACGGCACCGTGGTGGACGAGACAAATCGCGATCACTACCGGCAGCTATTTTCGACAATCTTTTCCGATTTTCATCTTTTCGATCGCCTGCTCGAAACGGGTGGCGTCGATCTGGACAATGAAGGCAACCGGCTTCTGGCCAAACTACATTTGCAAAACAAGGTAAAGGTCAAGGATGGCGCCTTTACTACGCTTGAGCTGTCACAAGGACAGCGCAAGCGCCTGGCGCTAGTGGTGGCTTATCTGGAGAATCGGCCCTTCTTTATGTTTGACGAATGGGCGGCGGATCAGGACCCGGTATTCAAGGAAGTATTTTATCGTGAGGTGCTTCCCGAGTTACGTGCCATGGGTAAGGCGGTATTGGTAATCTCGCACGATGATCGCTACTTCCACCTTGCCGATCGTCTGATACGCATGGAGAGCGGTTGCCTGACCCTTAATAGCCAGGCGGCGATGAAGGACAAGGACAGTCTGGCGTCCGCAACACCCTCGGTAGCCTGTAGCAATGCGGTTTGA
- a CDS encoding PepSY-associated TM helix domain-containing protein → MSNVIEQFEKQRAAKLSIGRSFLVLMHRWAGLFLAVFLFISGLTGAIISWDHELDEWLNPQLFEARGLGKPLPSLLIAEKLEAADHRLMITWVPLAVESGHNLGVGVGPRLDPASGKAFELDFNQVALDPVSGEIRGKRMWGEVSLSRENLLPFLYKLHYSMHIPDGFGIEFGVLFMGILAIVWALDCCIALWISFPKASAWRKSFIFRWRQGRSKLNFDMHRSGGVWVWGFLLLLAVTATSMNLNQEVMRPLVSLFSTLTPSPFTGTPNPPDQPIEPVVNRHAIIQLATEEAKRLGWDAPPGGIFYVPEFGIYGVTFFEPGHEHGDIGLGNPSLYFDGRNGSPAGANIPGTGSAGDIFMQAQFPLHSGRILGLPGRIFISVMGLLVATLSVTGVIIWQKKRWVRKKMLAKID, encoded by the coding sequence ATGTCCAATGTAATCGAGCAATTCGAAAAACAACGCGCTGCCAAACTGTCGATCGGGCGTAGTTTTCTTGTCCTGATGCACCGTTGGGCCGGTCTTTTTCTGGCCGTATTCCTGTTCATTTCCGGTCTTACCGGTGCAATAATCTCATGGGATCATGAGCTGGATGAGTGGCTTAACCCGCAACTATTCGAAGCGCGCGGGTTGGGAAAGCCGCTCCCTTCATTGTTGATTGCAGAGAAACTGGAAGCAGCCGATCACCGGCTGATGATCACCTGGGTTCCGCTCGCGGTGGAGTCTGGACACAACCTGGGGGTGGGCGTCGGCCCGCGTCTTGATCCAGCGTCCGGCAAGGCGTTCGAACTGGACTTCAATCAAGTTGCGCTCGATCCCGTGAGCGGGGAAATACGAGGAAAACGGATGTGGGGAGAGGTCTCGCTCAGCCGTGAAAATTTACTCCCATTCCTGTATAAGTTGCACTACAGCATGCATATCCCCGATGGGTTTGGGATCGAGTTTGGTGTCCTGTTCATGGGGATCCTTGCCATTGTCTGGGCTCTCGACTGCTGCATTGCGTTATGGATTTCGTTCCCCAAGGCGAGCGCATGGCGTAAGTCTTTCATTTTCCGGTGGCGGCAGGGCCGCTCCAAGCTCAATTTTGACATGCACCGTTCCGGCGGGGTATGGGTGTGGGGATTCTTGCTGCTTCTGGCCGTCACCGCAACGTCCATGAATCTCAATCAGGAGGTGATGAGGCCGCTGGTATCGCTATTCTCGACGCTGACCCCAAGCCCCTTCACGGGTACGCCCAATCCACCTGACCAGCCCATTGAACCGGTGGTTAACCGCCACGCTATCATCCAGCTCGCTACCGAGGAAGCTAAAAGGCTTGGTTGGGACGCCCCACCAGGCGGAATATTTTACGTACCCGAGTTCGGTATCTATGGCGTGACTTTCTTCGAGCCGGGGCACGAGCATGGAGATATTGGCCTGGGCAATCCATCCCTGTATTTCGACGGCAGGAATGGATCGCCTGCCGGGGCCAATATACCAGGCACCGGCAGTGCCGGAGACATCTTTATGCAAGCCCAGTTCCCCTTGCATTCCGGCCGTATCCTCGGTCTGCCCGGCCGTATTTTTATTTCCGTGATGGGGCTGCTGGTAGCAACGCTCTCCGTTACCGGTGTGATTATCTGGCAGAAGAAGCGCTGGGTACGAAAGAAAATGCTAGCAAAGATCGATTGA
- the cgtA gene encoding Obg family GTPase CgtA: MKFIDEAIIQVVAGKGGDGVASFRREKFIPKGGPSGGDGGHGGSIYAIADRNINTLVDYRFARLHRAKKGENGRGSDCYGKGADDIVLRMPVGTVITNAATGDAIADLEHHEKKVLLAKGGVGGLGNLHFKSSTNRAPRQFTLGDPGEEFELKLELKVLADVGLLGMPNAGKSTLIRAVSAARPKVADYPFTTMHPNLGMVRVDQNRSFVMADIPGLIEGAAEGAGLGHRFLKHLTRTRLLLHIVDMAPLDESIDPVREAKAIVKELGKYDESLYQKPRWLVLNKTDLLPEDEREKICKKFIRSLSWKGKSFTISALSGEGCKALTYAIMEHLEQESVTGNQEPIT; the protein is encoded by the coding sequence ATGAAATTCATAGACGAAGCAATAATCCAGGTGGTTGCCGGGAAGGGAGGCGATGGCGTCGCCAGCTTCCGCCGGGAGAAATTCATTCCAAAAGGCGGCCCCTCAGGGGGCGATGGCGGGCATGGCGGCAGTATTTACGCCATTGCTGACCGCAACATCAATACCTTGGTGGATTATCGCTTTGCCCGTTTGCATCGTGCCAAAAAAGGAGAGAATGGTCGCGGCTCCGACTGCTATGGCAAGGGCGCTGACGACATCGTATTGCGCATGCCGGTAGGTACGGTCATCACCAATGCCGCGACGGGAGATGCCATCGCGGACCTGGAGCACCATGAAAAAAAGGTGCTGCTGGCCAAGGGTGGTGTGGGCGGGCTTGGTAACCTGCATTTCAAGTCCAGCACCAATCGTGCGCCCCGCCAATTTACCCTTGGTGACCCGGGGGAGGAATTCGAGCTTAAACTGGAACTCAAGGTGCTGGCGGACGTGGGGCTCCTGGGCATGCCCAATGCCGGCAAATCAACGCTGATCCGCGCGGTCTCCGCTGCCCGCCCGAAGGTCGCGGATTATCCTTTCACCACGATGCACCCTAACCTTGGGATGGTACGCGTCGATCAAAATCGCAGTTTCGTGATGGCGGATATACCCGGTCTGATAGAGGGCGCAGCAGAGGGTGCCGGACTGGGCCATCGCTTTCTCAAGCATCTCACGCGCACCCGTCTGTTGCTCCATATCGTGGATATGGCCCCGCTGGATGAGAGCATTGATCCCGTACGCGAAGCCAAAGCCATCGTCAAGGAGCTCGGAAAATACGATGAATCGCTCTACCAGAAGCCGCGGTGGCTGGTACTGAATAAAACCGATCTGCTACCCGAAGATGAACGCGAGAAGATTTGCAAGAAATTCATTCGCAGTCTGAGCTGGAAGGGAAAAAGCTTCACCATCTCAGCGCTGTCCGGCGAAGGCTGCAAAGCCCTCACCTACGCTATCATGGAGCATCTGGAGCAGGAATCAGTAACCGGAAACCAGGAGCCAATCACGTGA
- the rpmA gene encoding 50S ribosomal protein L27 has protein sequence MAHKKAGGSSRNGRDSNSKRLGVKSYGGELIPAGSIIIRQRGTQVHAGDNVGMGKDHTLFAKITGTVNFRTKGATQRKTVSIIPA, from the coding sequence ATGGCACATAAAAAAGCAGGTGGCAGTTCCAGAAATGGTCGTGATTCGAATTCCAAACGTCTGGGTGTAAAGAGCTACGGCGGCGAATTGATCCCGGCCGGCAGTATCATTATTCGTCAGCGCGGCACGCAGGTCCATGCCGGCGACAATGTGGGCATGGGTAAAGATCATACCCTGTTCGCCAAGATTACCGGCACAGTAAATTTCCGCACTAAAGGCGCGACGCAACGCAAAACAGTAAGCATCATACCGGCCTAA